Within the Zea mays cultivar B73 chromosome 10, Zm-B73-REFERENCE-NAM-5.0, whole genome shotgun sequence genome, the region tgatcggtggagagagggaaagggttgaaagagacccgtccttagtggactcctcaacggggactaggccttcgagggccgaacctcggtaaaacaaatcacccgtgtatcttgtgtttattgcttgtgatatgtttgttctctccctttctaagttctcttgcacaactcttttattattttgtgttgcttcaagttaaattcacatttagagaagcaactccttgcaagaaagaacttagaACTTGTGTTtctcctcttcttatctaagccctcttgcattattttCCACTAACATTTCTTGTGgtattgctattgattaaattctgcactctttgaaaacaatactcattgcaagcaaaggacttagtttttatacttcgataattgtgaatcttgttctaaccactaatcaagggatctagtttggtgtaaagttataattttcaggtttcgcctatacaccccccctctaggcgactttcacttatcGTCCAGAGCCTTttgagcaatctccttttgtgatatatttgACATGCGAGGACTGCCAATGATGATGTCTTtgcttttgcctttatcggccattttgGGCCGAACTAAGATATTTTTGCATGTgatatctattgtattaacaggaaatggtTCTGTGTCcatttgcatctcctgaaaagccaaccggccctcatttatggccgattgtacctgtcgacgaaaaacattacagtcattggtggcatgagaaaaagaattatgccacttacaataagcacatctctttaattcatctataggagggatagtatgagttaatttaatattgccattttaagtagttcatcaaatatcttatcgcatttggcaacattaaaggtaaatttaatctcttcttgccgattcttttgaaccggctgtaaggaagaacaCGCCGAAGActtggcctttgttggccaaataaactcagcggtatatacatatgtgaattcatcatctgaactatcacggtctattagatgtatagtacgggcggccgattttgatgtctctttaaatcggctttcacaggctaaagcccgctgatgtagctgggctatcgaaaagaactaggtcccatctaatttgtctcttaagtaggatagcaacccatcaaaagctaaccctgctagctctttgtctacaacatggatccgaaagcatcggtttctagtgtcccggaacctccagatataatcattaaccgattcttcgcgtccttgtcggactaaagctaagtcagctagtcctaattcatattccccgacaaagaaatgttcatgaaatttaatttctaactcattctaggaattaatggaattaggaggcagggcggcgtaccatgcaaaagcggtactagtaagggataaagaaaataaacgaacacgaaatgcttctccatcggccaattcgcctaggtgtgctaggaactggcctatgtgttcgtgtgcgcttctcccattctcaccagaaaacttagaaaattctggtatccttgccccttgtggatatgggacagtgtcaaaccggtgattatatggcttttggtatgatttccctactctggctacactaactcctaacttatctcgaaatagttcagtcatctcttccctaattttttccattgCACCCGATGGCAGACCACCGGACCCTGGGTTGTGGGGCTCATTTGGTCAGGCATTAGTATACCGACCTTCTTGCCGTGACCgatcgatagtgttgatcggtctgtgattgtatggtgcgttatggtttaaatatgtagagggTGAAACATACTGCtgttgtggtgtgtaataatttggtgcatggtgTGCAACAACAGGTTCTGTATATGTGTATCCGGTTTGTACGGTGGTACATCCGAACTGGCCGGTCATGTTTGCCATTATTGGGGCGCCACGCGGCAGTCCTGGTACGGCCTCAGACTATTCGACATAGAAAGCCGGACGGTCTGCgtaagggtcggacggtccgggtagAAGCTCGGACGGTCTGACCACGTCTAGGGTCgccgatctgccaagcagggacggcggcggtcctagggcggccccggactgtccggtagagcaagccggacggtccgcgtatggGCTGGATggtccgggcagaagctcggacggtccgaccgtgttcaggggcgccgatctgccaagcagggatggcggtgttggtacttgccctggatatgagttcatcggcataccatataatggttggggctgcaaatccccatttgttgccgatgtattagacatggatatcctgttactagtctcatatgatggaaaactaggagcaacagacttctccaaTGTACGCGCtaattttctaattgactcttataaccctccaatctgttgtttcatttgattctgcTGATGATCTACATATTGTTTAATAGATTGAatgtcgtcgggtttacttacgttagggacttgaagcgaagatataagagatgcgacgtcggtctctccatgtttgacaactttctggtggtgatccaccgtgtattgtgataagaatttctccttcgcttggcgcatgtagtcctcgtattgctgttgctcatcggccgtcagactttcaacagctggcttcaggatattgtccgggaagatatcggtgtgatctttagaaccgaccatttgagggcctgacttttagtagatctaaacacctttctccagcggagtcgccaaaaagtatgttgacacctttttcgggcgcaaatcactcaacaagaaccggcagcggtgctctctgcacaggcgcggacggtccgcggccaggggctgGACTGTCCGTGACCTGGAACAGGGGCtatggttccctgcctgacggtcggacggtccgcgcttgcgcAGGGGCGGCAGAAGGTCactggcggcgcctggatctcactcccgggagggaccccgtcggggaggagagatcctcggAGTTgtttaggctcggcaggccgatctagactcctctaatcaacgtagagtcgaagagaagcggggaatttggggattgagaggctaaactagaactactcctaatgcataaaatAAAAACGAGAAAtggacttgatttgatcgattgttcggggttcaatcggccgtagcccttcatctatataaaggggaggtctggatccgcttcaaactgatttccgagttaatcctgcggttttaggtaacaaatcccataAGAAACTAGAAactctaactgactctgcgcacgcgcggaccgtccgcgccaccaccgcggaccgtccgcgaggcaCTTGTGGTCTCCAACAAAGCTCGAACGGGTAAAAGACCCCAAACTCGCAAATACAACTACATCATGATTGTAGTCGACAAGTTTCTCCAAATATGCTGACCGGTGCACTGTCCCAGACTTGCAGAACCTGTTACACGACCGACAAACAGATGCTACAACAAGAGTGCACTTGCAGTGTGCTCAGGATCACATGAAACGTCACGCAGATAAGGGATATACTTTTGATAATCAGTGTGAGCGAGCTAACAGTTTGATCATCATATGTGTCAGCTTTTTCTAGTCTTGTTGCTCGTATACATAGCTGTTGGCGTACGTATTCACTCAAATATGTAGTAATAAGTTTAATTTCATGCCCATAAACAGTAAGGTATTTGTATAAAATAATATTTATTCATTAAGCCTTGAACGATCTTTGTACATATATCTAGGATGTACATTTTGTATAAAATAATAATATTTACGGAGGCGAAAGCTGAGAGCGTGAGATCACGCGCGTACTAAATCAATCTATCAGGGCGCAGTGTTTCCTAATTCTTTTCATTCTGCTGTAAGCGAGTCAAGCCACTACTATCTCTTCTACCTGCATACCCACCACCATTAAATCAGTCTGGTGTGTGGCCAGCACAAATTCTTTGCTGTCAGTCAGAATCAGAAGAGGAACTAGAGCTGCGTGCCGCTGCACTCCTCCGATCTTTAATTGCGGGCACCAGCTGCTGCCGAGGATCACGGAACGACGAAGAAGACTGCGACGGTTGCCTTCCCTTCGATCCTGATCCTGCCGCAGATGGTTTCTTGTTATTAGCAGCAGCCTTGGCAGCCGCCTCTTTCACCTCTCTGCACACCTTGTCCAGGATCCCCAGGAAGTCGCGGACAACGACGAACAGCCGCAGGCCCTCATCTTTCCCCGTGCTCCCATGGAAGTAGTCTACAGTTGTGCGTACCAGCGCCCGTAGCTTCTTTTCCTCCTCCAGAAGCTGGGTCACGCGCACCTGGGACTGCTCGATGAACTCGCCAAGCTTGCGATGGAACCCACTGTCCTCGTCTAAGCTCTTCATGCCCGTGTTCAAGAACTCGTTCGCCTTCACCAGCTTGTGCCCCAGGCTCGCCACCGAGATGGTCAGCGCATCGGCGTCCAGGATTGCCGCCTTCCGCACGTTCTGGAGGTCGTCTCCCAGGCTGGAAACGACGCCCAGGCCTAGCTGCTTGTAGTGCTCCGTGTCGTCGCTGACATCCTCGGTGAGATCGTCAGAAGTCACGCTGGATATGCTGCTGTTGCTCTGCTCTTTGGCGGCCCGAACCGCACGCACGCCCTCTGACCGAATGATCTCCTGGACAACAAAGTGAAGCAGCGTCGTCTTGCCGTCGACCCCCTTCACGTCTGAGAGCTTCAGGAGGGTGTCCAGCTTGAACGCCTGGGCCCcacctcgaaaggtgccatcgtTCATCCGGTTCCCAGTCTTGAGTACAGCCTCTAGCAGCTTCTTGAATAGACGGCTGTTCCGAAGCTCATGGCAGGCCACCTGTTTTCGACCAAGAAAAGGTACACTTCAATAAAACAGTCAGCATTTTTTTCCATTGTTATCGACAAAAAAAGAGTACAATTCAATAAAACTGTCAGCatttccccccccccccaaccCATTTTTATAACTAGTAGTACTACTGCTCCTGAAGCCACAATACCTCCAGGGTTTTAAATGATTGTTCTGCATTTGCAGCTTCTTCCGGCAAACTGGACATGAAAAGCAACACATCCAGGCGCTGATAGAGGTAAGGTATGTCAATGATGGTCCTCAAGAATTGCTCTGCAGGACCAAGTTGAGTGAGCTCCCCGGTGTATAGCCGAAGCCTTAGCTCCTCGTCGCTGCTTGGAGTCCACCTTATCAAGGTTTGTATCAGATCAATAGGGAGTTCATGCCCTGGATCAATTTATATTTACCCATTAATATAAGGTACATAGTTTCTGCTGCATATATAACACAGAAGAGACCCAAAAGATGGTCAGCTTTACCTTCCATAACTGCATTACGTACTTCGTCAGCTGAAACACTCAGTGCCTTCAGTGATATCGCTAAGTTCTGTGCCTTTTTAGCATCGAGTATCCTAACAAATTGAGGGGTATCCTTTGCTGCTAAATCCTTTTTGCCGTCAGCATTTTTCTTGTCAGTAGCATGACAACCAAAAAGGCTCTCGATCATCTCCTCATTAAACCTATCAATCAATTAGTAACCAGAAGAGTTAGCATCACTGGTTCACCTGACGTTACCAATCTTTGGTTGGTAGCAAGCAACCAGTAAAGAGATGTGCACAGTACAAATACGACAACAATAATCATGCAATAGCTAGCTACGTTCAGGGAGATTGGCAAGCTTGTTACTGGAAGGATAAAACTACTATTTCCAAAAAAAAAACAAGAAAAAGAAACTTACTGGAAGGATCCTGCTTTAATTTGATCCCACACCATTGCTTGATCCGGATTTGCAGTAACTTTATCCCAGAAGAATGGCTTCAGCTTTGTTTTATTGTCTGCCACAGGAGGACCTGCAACATTCCCTGCTTTCTTCAACGGTGGCGGACCACGCGCTTTTGGACCACCAGGCATTGCTGGTGGTGGAGGTCCAGCTCCACCTCTACTTGGTGGGGGTGGAGGTCCGGGTCCGGGTCCAGCTCTACTTGGCGGTGGTGGAGGTCCGGGTCCGGCTGCAGGCCTAGGAGCAGGAGGCGTTGGGGGTCCTGGTGGGGGTGGATTGCTCGAACTAGCAGCTGTAGGCATCTTTGGAGGAGGTGGTACtggtggtgctggtgctggtgcaaGTGGTGCATGAGgagcctttgggagaggatgacctagaggtggtggcggtggtggtggtgctggaccagctgcaggttTACATATGTTGCCAGTGGCATTACTAGAAGGAACTGCAGCTTTCACTTCCTCAGAATTAGTAGAGGCTGACGGACGTCCAGCAATGGTGGTTATTTCATGAGAGCTTAACTTCATCGCCTGCACATTGCTGCGTCGCTCAAACTCCGACTTCATTGACATTTCTCTAACTGCTGCCGGTACAGGAGGTAATTTAAATTCTTTACGCTGGCTCTCTGATGAACTGGTTGATAATGCCCCCAACCTGTTGACATCAATTGGGGTAGAGCATGATTTACGCGAAGAACCTGTTGCATTAATGAACAGGGCATGAATTGACAGGTAAATAAGCTGAGTAAGAATTCCTCTCTGTCTATTTTTTTTGTGTGTGCGAAAGCATCCATGCAAGAGAGAAATTGGATGAGCTAGAAAAAAAAACACAAAAGCAGCTTTGTTTTCTTTTGTAGCACCTGATAAATCACTCATATTCAGACTCAGCAGTGGATTGCCATCATATGATGATTCTGGGTCTTCGCTTCCACGACAAGCACAGTAGCACAGACATATAAGAGCCACCAATGCTACACAAGCCACTGACAAAGCAGCAATAATAGTGCCACTGTTGTCCTTGCTCTTGTGTTTGGGCTCTGGTTTACCAGACTTTTTCACAGTAGCAACTAGCAGGTGAGCCTCTCCTTCAGAAGACAAAACGCTTCTTATTGCCTCTTTTGCTTTAGGTCGGGTTGGAGCAATGGTTGAATCTTCTTCATGTAGACGTCTTCTTTTCATTACAAAAGGAAGGTTACTGATGCTGTTAGAGTTGGGAAGTAAGCTTCTGGTTTCCTCCCGCTGCTTCTGCAGTCCATGATCAGAGAAAGGGAAATTATGCTTCTTTAAGCAGTCCAGAAAAGTGTTGGCATCTTTTGCAGGTGATAAGGTTGCGGTGATTGCTTCCTCAATGCCAATCTTTTGAGGATAGAACTTATTATCATTTTCTCTATACGAATTGCTGATGGTGTTGAACAGAAGGCTGTAATGGGACCTGTTTCTAACATCTTGAGGAATTTTCAAGTCCAGAGCACAACTGTGCCACAGTTGTTCCACCTGTGTATAAGCAATGTACCAGAAATAACAGTTAGCAAGAAAGTGATATAGAATTTTAGCTTGTGAATATCTGGTGGTAATATAGGCATCAGTTAGTAGAAAGCAGGTGTTTTAGCTCTAttgaaaaaataaataaatataatcaTATAATATAAGTATTCCAAGGAAAGTTTATACTCCCAAGTAACAGATAGACAGTGAATTACTACTTGGATTTAGACTGTGCAGTTCTTATTCGCATGATCGATGTACTGGTGTTTCATAATTTCCTATTCTCCATCCCTGCACAATTTACCTACAGGAGACAACCTACGAACTGCAAACCTTGGCGTAAATATAACATTACAAGGACATAACACATAGGTGCTACACGAGTGCAGAGCATCATTAACTTGGTCATTACCGATTCATCCCCGCTTGGGATTGCAGGAGACGGCAGCTGGCAAGCTGGTGGCCAGAACAAGCTAGTCCTGATCGCACCAGCCAGCTGCAGCAGCAGACAAATGAGGCATGCGCTGAAGAGCCATCTGAATTTGCTTCTCGGCCATCTCATCTTGTAATCCTATGGTATTTGCTTGCATGCACAGCTCAATGGATGACCAAATTAACCGGCCATTGGTACCTCATCCAATAGGGATAACCACAGCTGCCTCAAGGATGCACAGAGACTAATAGATTCCTCCCCTGAAGGTACTTCTCACCTCGTGTTCGACCTTAATTAATTAATGTTTCTTAGACCCAAATGTTGCCCTAAAATTGGAATGTGATACAGTTCTGGCAAACAAGATTGGTCCTTGTGGTTGGATCCGGATGCCTCTGCATGTCGGACGACAAATCCGCCACAGACGCAAGAAGAGACATGGGAATAAGAATACCGATCAGAATAAATTCGAAAAACCAATTCAGATCTCATTCATCATGGAAAATTTTGAGGAGAAACAGAGACAAAACCTGCGATTCTTGACGGCCGCGAACCAATTTACCCGGGAAATAATAATTGGGTTGCCACCGATCTAGGAGCCCCGGCAGGAGCATGATACAGGACAGGGATGGGAAAGCAAAAAAGAGTAATTTCTTTGCCATTGTTGTTGTCTTGATCCTCCGCTTCCAACCTTGCTTCTATTTTTGGGGTAGCGAATGCGTACTCAAGTGGTTCCAGTCAAACGAGAGAGATGCAACGAGAGGCTGCCCTCGCTGCCAGGAGCAGCCACCATTTTCACAAGACAAAATTGCACGTTTAACGCTTGAGCCCCGTTTGGTTTAGTATGACTAAATTTTAATGACTAGGGGTATTTGATTTAGTTTCTATAGACTAATTTTTAGTTtgttttagtctctaaattgtcaAATACAAAAATTAAAATAAGATAATTCCTCTTTTAGATTTTATATTTGATAATTTAGAGATGAAAATATATTAAAATAGAGAGCCTAAAAATTAGTTGTGATATTCTGGCCCCTTGGATAGTGTTATCCTGACACAAGTCTAAATAAAATTAATATAgtgtccataccaacaaggtgtatTTTCTTTTTTAGAACCCTATCTCGAAAAAAactcaagttaagtgtgcttagtTTGGAGCAATTGGGAATGGGTGATCGTCCGGAAAGTTTTCTCGGGTACGCAcgtgtgaggacaaagtgtgcacaaaagactcatgttaGTCTGTagagacaatatatgatcctagagagctgacaggagtaagtaccgccggttcgGGATTGGACagagtgttacaagtggtatcagagccaacccTCGCGATTTCACaagcgtgtgtgggttaggggttcggtATATGGTGCATTGCGCATGTGAGCCCGAAGTGGTCACATGCATGGCATataacgacactagacacacagacgtgactagggaggttcctggattagggttgaccgacgaggacgtcgatcTTCTAAGGGGGTGAATTATGA harbors:
- the LOC103641446 gene encoding formin-like protein 18 isoform X1, which produces MRWPRSKFRWLFSACLICLLLQLAGAIRTSLFWPPACQLPSPAIPSGDESVEQLWHSCALDLKIPQDVRNRSHYSLLFNTISNSYRENDNKFYPQKIGIEEAITATLSPAKDANTFLDCLKKHNFPFSDHGLQKQREETRSLLPNSNSISNLPFVMKRRRLHEEDSTIAPTRPKAKEAIRSVLSSEGEAHLLVATVKKSGKPEPKHKSKDNSGTIIAALSVACVALVALICLCYCACRGSEDPESSYDGNPLLSLNMSDLSGATKENKAAFVFFFLAHPISLLHGCFRTHKKNRQRGILTQLIYLSIHALFINATGSSRKSCSTPIDVNRLGALSTSSSESQRKEFKLPPVPAAVREMSMKSEFERRSNVQAMKLSSHEITTIAGRPSASTNSEEVKAAVPSSNATGNICKPAAGPAPPPPPPPLGHPLPKAPHAPLAPAPAPPVPPPPKMPTAASSSNPPPPGPPTPPAPRPAAGPGPPPPPSRAGPGPGPPPPPSRGGAGPPPPAMPGGPKARGPPPLKKAGNVAGPPVADNKTKLKPFFWDKVTANPDQAMVWDQIKAGSFQFNEEMIESLFGCHATDKKNADGKKDLAAKDTPQFVRILDAKKAQNLAISLKALSVSADEVRNAVMEGHELPIDLIQTLIRWTPSSDEELRLRLYTGELTQLGPAEQFLRTIIDIPYLYQRLDVLLFMSSLPEEAANAEQSFKTLEVACHELRNSRLFKKLLEAVLKTGNRMNDGTFRGGAQAFKLDTLLKLSDVKGVDGKTTLLHFVVQEIIRSEGVRAVRAAKEQSNSSISSVTSDDLTEDVSDDTEHYKQLGLGVVSSLGDDLQNVRKAAILDADALTISVASLGHKLVKANEFLNTGMKSLDEDSGFHRKLGEFIEQSQVRVTQLLEEEKKLRALVRTTVDYFHGSTGKDEGLRLFVVVRDFLGILDKVCREVKEAAAKAAANNKKPSAAGSGSKGRQPSQSSSSFRDPRQQLVPAIKDRRSAAARSSSSSSDSD
- the LOC103641446 gene encoding formin-like protein 18 isoform X2; translated protein: MRWPRSKFRWLFSACLICLLLQLAGAIRTSLFWPPACQLPSPAIPSGDESVEQLWHSCALDLKIPQDVRNRSHYSLLFNTISNSYRENDNKFYPQKIGIEEAITATLSPAKDANTFLDCLKKHNFPFSDHGLQKQREETRSLLPNSNSISNLPFVMKRRRLHEEDSTIAPTRPKAKEAIRSVLSSEGEAHLLVATVKKSGKPEPKHKSKDNSGTIIAALSVACVALVALICLCYCACRGSEDPESSYDGNPLLSLNMSDLSGSSRKSCSTPIDVNRLGALSTSSSESQRKEFKLPPVPAAVREMSMKSEFERRSNVQAMKLSSHEITTIAGRPSASTNSEEVKAAVPSSNATGNICKPAAGPAPPPPPPPLGHPLPKAPHAPLAPAPAPPVPPPPKMPTAASSSNPPPPGPPTPPAPRPAAGPGPPPPPSRAGPGPGPPPPPSRGGAGPPPPAMPGGPKARGPPPLKKAGNVAGPPVADNKTKLKPFFWDKVTANPDQAMVWDQIKAGSFQFNEEMIESLFGCHATDKKNADGKKDLAAKDTPQFVRILDAKKAQNLAISLKALSVSADEVRNAVMEGHELPIDLIQTLIRWTPSSDEELRLRLYTGELTQLGPAEQFLRTIIDIPYLYQRLDVLLFMSSLPEEAANAEQSFKTLEVACHELRNSRLFKKLLEAVLKTGNRMNDGTFRGGAQAFKLDTLLKLSDVKGVDGKTTLLHFVVQEIIRSEGVRAVRAAKEQSNSSISSVTSDDLTEDVSDDTEHYKQLGLGVVSSLGDDLQNVRKAAILDADALTISVASLGHKLVKANEFLNTGMKSLDEDSGFHRKLGEFIEQSQVRVTQLLEEEKKLRALVRTTVDYFHGSTGKDEGLRLFVVVRDFLGILDKVCREVKEAAAKAAANNKKPSAAGSGSKGRQPSQSSSSFRDPRQQLVPAIKDRRSAAARSSSSSSDSD